The following proteins are co-located in the Pseudarthrobacter siccitolerans genome:
- a CDS encoding Rossmann-like and DUF2520 domain-containing protein, whose translation MAKPGRLGVGIIGAGKVGAVLGAALRAAEHAVVGVSAVSDASRERAETLLPGVPVLEVQEIVERAELVLLAVPDDALPGLVDGLAKLGAWQPGQLVAHTSGRFGVGVLRPVRAAGAVPLALHPAMTFTGMSLDLTRLLDCTFGVTADAAMLPIAQALVVEMGAEPVVVAEADRTLYHAALAHGSNHLVTLVAQASELLRDVGVEAPERMLGPLLRATLENALASGESALTGPVARGDVGTVKAHAEALREFDGGRQGDVLAAYLAMARATALRAEGRGLLKPDQLGELRTALEPEED comes from the coding sequence ATGGCTAAGCCCGGACGCCTCGGCGTCGGAATCATCGGAGCGGGCAAGGTGGGCGCCGTGCTCGGCGCAGCGCTGCGTGCAGCTGAGCACGCCGTCGTCGGGGTTTCAGCTGTTTCCGATGCCAGCCGTGAACGTGCCGAGACGCTGCTGCCGGGCGTGCCGGTCCTGGAAGTCCAGGAAATTGTGGAACGCGCGGAGCTGGTGCTGCTGGCGGTGCCCGACGACGCTCTGCCCGGCCTGGTGGACGGACTGGCGAAGCTGGGTGCGTGGCAGCCGGGTCAGCTGGTTGCCCACACGTCGGGCCGCTTCGGAGTGGGAGTGCTGCGTCCCGTTCGTGCGGCCGGCGCTGTCCCGCTGGCACTGCATCCCGCGATGACTTTCACCGGGATGAGCCTGGACCTCACCCGCCTGCTGGACTGCACGTTCGGCGTCACCGCGGATGCCGCAATGCTGCCGATAGCGCAGGCGCTGGTGGTGGAAATGGGTGCGGAGCCGGTGGTCGTTGCCGAGGCGGACCGGACGCTCTATCACGCAGCCCTGGCGCACGGTTCAAACCATCTGGTAACCCTGGTGGCGCAGGCTTCCGAGCTGCTGCGCGATGTGGGAGTGGAGGCGCCCGAGCGGATGCTGGGTCCGCTGCTGCGGGCAACCCTTGAGAACGCGCTGGCGTCAGGCGAGTCCGCCCTCACCGGGCCGGTGGCCCGCGGCGACGTGGGAACTGTGAAAGCCCACGCGGAGGCATTGCGGGAGTTCGACGGCGGCAGGCAGGGCGATGTGCTCGCAGCGTACCTTGCGATGGCGCGCGCCACAGCCCTCCGCGCCGAGGGGCGCGGGCTGCTGAAACCCGACCAGCTGGGGGAATTGCGCACGGCCCTGGAACCGGAGGAAGACTGA
- the panC gene encoding pantoate--beta-alanine ligase, with protein sequence MPIELATTVADLHAESARLLTLKRGTSQGLVPTMGALHEGHAALARTAVEQNDVVVATIFVNPLQFGDATDLDRYPRTLDADLALLEAQGVDLAFAPSVEEVYPAGAPLVRVTSGTLGEKWEGASRPGHFDGALTVVAKLLHYGIPGAGLTAGEGAQGGLPSYRAYFGQKDAQQLALVRRMVADLNFPVEIVGVPTVRSADGLALSSRNRFLSDDEREAALVLSRALRLLEERANAREPLDLESAQAMVESQPLVSLDYFDVVDPATLEPLAENCRETPFRGEALALVAAKVGPVRLIDNVPLSS encoded by the coding sequence ATGCCCATCGAACTCGCCACAACCGTTGCCGACCTGCATGCCGAGAGCGCCCGGCTACTCACATTGAAGCGCGGAACCTCCCAAGGCCTGGTGCCCACCATGGGCGCTCTGCATGAGGGGCATGCGGCACTGGCCCGGACCGCCGTCGAGCAGAACGACGTGGTGGTGGCCACCATTTTCGTTAACCCGCTGCAGTTCGGCGACGCCACGGACCTGGACCGTTATCCGCGGACTCTGGACGCCGACCTCGCCTTGCTGGAAGCGCAGGGAGTGGACCTGGCCTTTGCACCGTCCGTGGAGGAGGTGTATCCCGCCGGCGCACCGCTGGTGCGCGTCACGTCCGGAACGCTGGGGGAGAAGTGGGAGGGAGCGTCCCGGCCAGGCCATTTTGACGGTGCCCTGACAGTGGTGGCCAAGCTGCTGCACTACGGAATCCCCGGCGCCGGGCTGACCGCTGGTGAGGGGGCGCAGGGCGGACTGCCGTCATACCGGGCCTACTTCGGCCAGAAGGACGCCCAGCAATTGGCACTGGTCCGGCGGATGGTGGCTGACCTGAACTTCCCGGTCGAAATTGTCGGCGTGCCCACGGTACGGTCAGCCGACGGGCTGGCGCTCTCCAGCCGCAACCGCTTCCTGTCCGACGACGAGCGGGAGGCCGCGCTGGTGCTGTCTCGGGCGTTGAGGCTGCTTGAGGAGCGGGCAAACGCGCGGGAACCGCTGGACCTTGAGTCTGCACAGGCAATGGTGGAGTCCCAGCCGCTGGTGTCGTTGGACTACTTCGATGTGGTGGATCCGGCCACCTTGGAGCCACTGGCCGAGAACTGCCGGGAGACCCCGTTCCGGGGCGAGGCGTTGGCACTCGTCGCGGCCAAGGTGGGGCCTGTGCGGCTGATCGACAACGTCCCCCTGAGCTCCTAG
- a CDS encoding TetR/AcrR family transcriptional regulator, translated as MIPEAEYPAASARVHAPSAEPSAAAPVPIVSEAPVPESAAAKSVGRIMAVAYELFSRRGVRDVGVNELIERSGVAKATFYRHFPSKDSLVLAFLEQRDKQWTVDAIVSEARRRGNTPDEQLLAIFDVFGDWFLREDFEACSFINVLLEMGPAHPLGQASIDYLAKIRGHVQALAEEAGLQRPDEFARSWHILMKGSIISATEGDMQAAKRAQEMAGWLIEHHR; from the coding sequence ATGATTCCAGAAGCGGAGTATCCAGCGGCCAGTGCGCGTGTCCACGCACCGTCAGCAGAGCCTTCGGCGGCAGCTCCCGTGCCTATTGTCAGCGAAGCGCCCGTGCCGGAGAGTGCTGCCGCCAAATCGGTCGGCAGGATAATGGCCGTAGCCTATGAACTTTTCTCGCGACGCGGTGTTCGGGATGTTGGCGTCAACGAACTGATTGAGCGGTCCGGGGTAGCAAAAGCCACCTTCTATCGTCATTTCCCCTCCAAGGATTCCCTTGTCCTGGCTTTCCTCGAGCAGCGGGACAAGCAGTGGACTGTGGATGCAATCGTCTCCGAAGCCCGGCGCCGGGGAAACACGCCCGACGAGCAGCTGTTGGCCATTTTCGACGTCTTCGGGGACTGGTTCCTGCGCGAGGACTTCGAGGCATGCTCCTTCATCAACGTCCTGCTGGAAATGGGCCCGGCCCATCCGCTCGGCCAGGCAAGCATCGACTACCTCGCGAAAATCCGGGGACACGTCCAGGCTCTAGCTGAAGAGGCCGGGCTCCAGCGGCCCGATGAGTTCGCCCGGTCCTGGCACATCCTGATGAAGGGTTCCATCATCTCCGCCACCGAAGGCGACATGCAGGCCGCCAAACGCGCCCAAGAGATGGCCGGCTGGCTGATCGAGCACCACCGCTGA
- a CDS encoding HNH endonuclease signature motif containing protein: MGNGAGTVAAMDGIHASIAGLDALFVEDAALTTGASTGAEMDVLQRQYEIRLERMAGVKQVEAQLAAVKARDAAEAIEIQHAMTPPEASVQERTYAEMSAVEEIAGVLTISSPAAGALVTQSRHLTSLPPAMDALFAGAISWQHAKIIADETEGLGPAGAAALVAHVLDPNPTRGAAAGELVPSRFRTRVRNWRERHHPESLEKRHTKSAADRRMECTPDRDGMAWLSLYIPAHQASAIWNRTTALARGLQGPDEPRSMTQLRPDIAAGLLLSAGPALTRTAGTSTAGISTGQNTTGQGNTSQRNPGQGNPGQGNAVRTHDDDQDTIGLASLTPSDLDDSITAAATATTDHQAPATAEYENAGGNGYADLGNVPMPKVDVLITVPVFALLGLTDEPATLDGYGPIPVSMARKLVTDGASSFYRVLVDPRDGAPLEIGRTSYRLTKAMKKALQLRDGKCTFPGCNNRTLDNDTDHLQAWQHGGHTGISNLAQLCPKHHRLKHNSPWEPTPATHNEPPGWTSPTGRHYKPEQPDPEPPQWPPGLLHAEISNYQPSDKSPFEHALMELLTG; the protein is encoded by the coding sequence ATGGGAAACGGCGCGGGCACAGTGGCAGCGATGGACGGCATTCATGCCTCCATCGCTGGCCTTGATGCGCTGTTCGTTGAGGATGCCGCCCTGACTACCGGCGCCAGTACCGGGGCTGAGATGGATGTCCTGCAGCGGCAGTATGAGATCCGGCTGGAGCGGATGGCGGGCGTGAAGCAGGTCGAAGCCCAGCTCGCCGCCGTGAAGGCGCGGGATGCCGCCGAGGCCATCGAAATCCAGCACGCGATGACCCCGCCCGAAGCGTCCGTACAGGAACGGACCTACGCGGAGATGTCCGCAGTTGAGGAAATCGCCGGCGTCCTGACCATCAGCTCCCCCGCCGCCGGAGCACTCGTCACCCAATCCCGCCACCTCACCTCCCTGCCACCCGCCATGGACGCCCTCTTCGCCGGGGCCATCTCCTGGCAGCACGCCAAAATCATCGCCGACGAAACCGAAGGCCTCGGCCCTGCCGGCGCGGCCGCCCTCGTAGCCCACGTCCTGGACCCCAACCCCACCCGCGGAGCCGCCGCCGGCGAACTCGTACCGTCACGGTTCCGGACCAGAGTCCGTAACTGGCGCGAACGCCACCACCCCGAATCCCTCGAAAAACGCCACACCAAAAGCGCCGCCGACCGGCGGATGGAATGCACCCCGGACCGCGACGGCATGGCCTGGCTCTCCCTCTACATCCCCGCACACCAGGCCTCAGCCATCTGGAACCGCACCACCGCCCTCGCCCGCGGCCTGCAAGGCCCGGATGAGCCCCGGTCAATGACACAACTCCGGCCCGACATCGCCGCCGGCCTGCTTCTCAGCGCCGGCCCAGCCCTCACCCGCACCGCCGGAACCAGCACCGCCGGAATCAGCACAGGACAAAACACCACAGGCCAAGGAAACACGAGTCAACGCAACCCGGGTCAAGGCAACCCGGGTCAAGGTAACGCGGTAAGAACCCACGACGACGACCAGGACACGATCGGGCTGGCCTCGCTGACCCCGTCTGACCTCGATGACTCGATTACCGCGGCCGCTACCGCCACCACCGACCACCAGGCTCCGGCCACCGCCGAGTACGAGAACGCCGGCGGCAACGGCTACGCGGATCTCGGCAACGTCCCCATGCCAAAGGTGGACGTCCTCATCACCGTCCCCGTGTTCGCGCTCCTCGGCCTCACCGACGAACCCGCAACCCTGGACGGCTACGGTCCCATCCCTGTCTCCATGGCCCGCAAGCTCGTCACCGACGGGGCCAGCTCCTTCTACCGGGTGCTCGTCGACCCCCGGGACGGGGCACCACTGGAAATCGGACGCACCAGCTACCGCCTCACCAAAGCCATGAAAAAAGCCCTGCAGCTCAGGGACGGCAAATGCACCTTCCCCGGCTGTAACAACCGGACCTTGGACAACGACACCGACCACCTTCAAGCCTGGCAACACGGCGGACATACGGGGATCAGCAACCTGGCACAGCTCTGCCCGAAACACCACCGCCTCAAACACAACAGCCCTTGGGAACCCACCCCAGCAACCCACAACGAACCACCCGGCTGGACCTCACCCACCGGCCGACACTACAAACCCGAACAACCCGACCCGGAACCACCACAATGGCCACCCGGACTCCTGCACGCCGAAATATCCAATTACCAGCCTTCCGATAAAAGCCCGTTCGAACACGCCCTTATGGAGTTGTTAACCGGCTGA
- a CDS encoding type 1 glutamine amidotransferase domain-containing protein, whose protein sequence is MAENSIAGKKVAFLLTDGVEQIELTSPWQAVKEAGGQPTLVAPKSGKLQGFEGTEKGDTFDVDLTVAEANAGDFDALVLPGGVVNADHLRVDKDAQAFTRSFFEQHKPVASICHGPWLLIEAGVVRGRNVTSYHTLQTDLKNAGANWTDEEVVVDQGLVTSRNPDDLPAFNSKLVEEISEGQHAGQTA, encoded by the coding sequence ATGGCAGAAAACAGCATTGCAGGCAAGAAGGTCGCATTCCTGCTGACGGACGGCGTGGAGCAGATTGAACTGACCAGCCCATGGCAGGCAGTGAAAGAGGCCGGCGGCCAGCCCACCCTGGTGGCACCCAAGAGCGGAAAGCTGCAGGGTTTCGAGGGTACAGAAAAGGGCGACACGTTCGACGTCGACCTCACCGTGGCCGAGGCGAATGCCGGCGACTTTGACGCCCTGGTGCTGCCTGGCGGCGTCGTTAACGCCGACCACCTCCGGGTGGACAAGGACGCCCAGGCCTTCACCAGAAGCTTCTTTGAACAGCACAAGCCGGTCGCCTCCATCTGCCACGGACCGTGGCTGCTCATCGAGGCCGGCGTGGTGCGCGGGCGGAACGTCACTTCCTATCACACGCTGCAGACGGACCTGAAGAATGCGGGCGCCAACTGGACCGACGAGGAAGTAGTGGTGGACCAGGGCCTCGTCACCAGCCGCAACCCGGATGATCTTCCGGCCTTTAACAGCAAGCTGGTCGAGGAAATCTCGGAGGGCCAGCACGCCGGCCAGACAGCCTAA
- a CDS encoding DHA2 family efflux MFS transporter permease subunit, translating to MSTEVSPNPSGKPVQTEGTKPAAPEKMSRESVTVISTLLVATFVVILNETIMNVALQRLMVDLQVDAPTVQWLSTGFMLTMAVVIPTTGFILQTLSTRAVFMLAMGLFAGGTALAAVAPGFEILLLARIVQAGGTAIMLPLLMTTILTLVPLAKRGAVMGNVSIAISVAPAMGPTVSGLILEHFTWRFMFVFVLPVALAALAIGAKYLTNVGETEKAKLDALSVILTVPAFGGLVYGLSQIGGGHGGQAGPSVPAIAALVIGVASLTVFVLRQVRLQKADAPLLDLRAFNIRMFTVSVLLMVVAMMALFGGVILLPLYLQEVRGLGSLETGLALLPGGLAMGLLGPVIGRLFDKVGPLPLTVTGSVLMVVTLWQFSMLDAGTSVAWIITLHVGLSFGLALLFTPAFTTGLNPLPPHLYSHGSAIMSTTQQVAGAAGTALLVSIFAVVSAASGLVAGMSAAFLTATVIAFAAVVLSAMMRKTEGAGPGHGGH from the coding sequence ATGTCTACCGAAGTCTCTCCGAACCCCAGCGGCAAGCCCGTCCAAACCGAAGGGACCAAGCCCGCCGCGCCGGAGAAGATGTCCCGCGAATCGGTGACAGTCATCAGCACGCTGCTGGTGGCGACCTTTGTGGTGATCCTCAACGAGACCATCATGAACGTCGCCCTGCAGCGGCTCATGGTGGACCTCCAGGTGGACGCACCCACCGTCCAGTGGCTCTCCACCGGATTTATGCTCACCATGGCCGTGGTCATTCCCACCACCGGCTTCATCCTGCAGACCCTGTCCACCCGCGCAGTATTTATGCTCGCAATGGGTCTTTTCGCAGGCGGCACCGCACTTGCCGCAGTGGCTCCGGGCTTCGAGATCCTGCTGCTGGCGCGCATTGTCCAGGCCGGCGGGACGGCCATCATGCTGCCCCTGCTGATGACCACCATCCTCACGCTGGTTCCGCTGGCCAAGCGCGGCGCCGTGATGGGCAACGTCAGCATCGCGATTTCCGTGGCACCCGCCATGGGCCCCACGGTTTCCGGGCTGATCCTTGAGCACTTCACCTGGCGGTTCATGTTTGTGTTCGTCCTCCCGGTCGCCCTCGCGGCCCTTGCCATCGGTGCCAAGTACCTGACCAACGTGGGCGAGACGGAGAAGGCCAAGCTTGACGCCCTTTCCGTGATCCTCACCGTCCCGGCTTTCGGCGGCCTGGTCTACGGACTGAGCCAGATCGGCGGAGGCCACGGCGGCCAGGCCGGTCCGAGTGTTCCCGCGATCGCCGCACTGGTGATCGGCGTCGCCAGCCTCACCGTCTTTGTCCTTCGGCAGGTCCGCCTGCAGAAGGCCGACGCTCCGCTGCTGGACCTCCGCGCCTTCAATATCCGAATGTTCACCGTATCGGTCCTGCTGATGGTGGTGGCCATGATGGCCCTGTTCGGCGGCGTCATCCTGCTGCCCTTGTACCTGCAGGAAGTCCGCGGCCTGGGCTCCTTGGAGACAGGTCTCGCGCTGCTGCCCGGCGGCCTGGCGATGGGCCTGCTGGGCCCCGTTATCGGCCGGTTGTTCGACAAGGTTGGACCGCTGCCACTCACCGTCACCGGTTCAGTCCTGATGGTGGTGACCCTCTGGCAGTTTTCAATGCTCGACGCCGGCACGTCCGTCGCGTGGATCATTACACTTCACGTGGGGCTGAGTTTCGGCCTGGCCCTGCTGTTCACCCCGGCGTTCACCACCGGCCTGAACCCGCTTCCGCCCCACCTTTACTCGCACGGCTCCGCGATCATGAGCACCACCCAGCAGGTTGCCGGTGCCGCCGGTACTGCGCTGCTCGTGTCCATCTTCGCCGTGGTCTCTGCGGCGTCCGGCCTCGTTGCGGGGATGAGCGCGGCCTTCCTGACAGCGACTGTCATAGCCTTCGCCGCCGTCGTACTCTCCGCCATGATGCGCAAAACCGAAGGTGCCGGGCCGGGTCACGGGGGCCACTAG
- a CDS encoding alpha/beta fold hydrolase produces the protein MTRENIRTPDGGTLELFSTGTELASAGSGVVVVPPSLVTAADYTKFAQKLSAALGRPVHTFNRRGRGSSSPQPEDYTLDVDIRDLDTVMKHTSSTDVFGHSFGGAVALHAARTLPVERLAVYDPAVSVNHSVKADWTTEYERAIAAGDDDRALAVLQRGLEAGGAFSSRMPLAMLTLANKLTAGTSEGKQQRELMRTGVREIKAIIAADMPAEPFLELPLETLIVVGEKSPAYFGVACGQIHDVLSGSSYTILPGFGHDGVIKAPDKLIKELADFYAG, from the coding sequence ATGACGCGCGAGAACATCAGGACCCCCGACGGCGGCACTCTGGAGCTCTTTTCCACCGGTACGGAACTGGCTTCCGCCGGTTCAGGCGTAGTGGTTGTCCCGCCGTCCCTGGTGACGGCCGCGGATTACACCAAGTTCGCGCAGAAGCTCAGCGCCGCCCTGGGCCGCCCGGTGCACACGTTCAACCGCCGCGGCCGTGGCTCGTCATCCCCGCAGCCGGAGGATTACACCCTGGACGTGGACATCCGCGACCTCGACACCGTCATGAAGCACACCTCAAGCACGGATGTCTTCGGGCACAGCTTCGGCGGGGCCGTTGCGCTCCACGCGGCACGGACCCTGCCGGTGGAACGGCTCGCCGTCTACGATCCCGCGGTTTCCGTAAACCACAGCGTTAAGGCGGACTGGACTACCGAATACGAGCGCGCCATTGCGGCCGGGGACGACGACCGCGCCCTCGCCGTCCTGCAGCGCGGACTCGAAGCCGGCGGCGCCTTCTCGTCCAGGATGCCGCTCGCCATGCTGACCCTGGCCAACAAGCTCACCGCCGGCACGTCAGAGGGCAAGCAGCAGCGCGAACTGATGCGCACCGGTGTTCGTGAGATCAAGGCGATCATCGCCGCGGACATGCCGGCAGAGCCGTTCCTGGAACTGCCGCTGGAAACACTGATCGTGGTGGGCGAAAAGAGCCCGGCGTACTTCGGGGTGGCATGCGGCCAGATCCACGACGTCCTCTCCGGCTCCAGCTACACCATCCTGCCCGGCTTCGGCCACGACGGCGTCATCAAGGCTCCGGACAAGCTGATCAAGGAACTCGCGGACTTCTACGCCGGCTGA
- a CDS encoding TetR/AcrR family transcriptional regulator gives MTSAGPGRPRSQQPSRPGATAREEILDAAAELFTTQGFANTSTRSIADSVGIRQSSLYHHFKTKDDILEDLLEGTVSGGLAFARAVAALPVREVPAGSRLHAVALYDGTQLCSARWNLGVLYHLPEARSGRFERFLADRQELRNVYGELGRALSPAGTAAAIGANPGDLAFRLVESLINLRADGLATSASPLQAADAGLILCGLGTELPAIREQSAALIQRLG, from the coding sequence GTGACTTCAGCCGGACCGGGACGCCCTCGCAGCCAACAACCCTCCAGGCCAGGGGCCACCGCCCGGGAGGAGATCCTGGATGCGGCTGCTGAACTCTTCACCACCCAAGGGTTCGCCAACACCTCAACCCGCTCCATCGCTGATTCCGTGGGGATCAGGCAGTCCTCGCTGTACCACCACTTCAAGACCAAGGACGACATCCTCGAGGACCTCCTTGAGGGCACCGTGTCCGGCGGGCTGGCGTTCGCCCGGGCAGTGGCTGCCCTGCCCGTAAGGGAAGTTCCGGCTGGGAGCCGCCTTCACGCCGTCGCCCTTTATGACGGAACGCAATTGTGCAGTGCCCGTTGGAACCTCGGCGTCCTGTACCACCTGCCCGAGGCGCGCAGCGGGCGCTTCGAACGGTTCCTGGCCGACCGGCAGGAGCTGCGCAATGTGTACGGGGAGCTCGGCCGGGCCCTGTCCCCTGCGGGCACTGCGGCCGCTATTGGAGCCAACCCGGGGGACCTGGCTTTCCGCCTGGTCGAATCCCTGATCAATCTGCGGGCAGACGGCTTGGCCACCTCGGCCTCTCCGCTGCAGGCCGCGGATGCCGGGCTCATTCTTTGCGGGCTGGGTACTGAGCTGCCGGCGATCCGGGAGCAGAGCGCGGCGCTCATCCAACGCCTCGGCTGA